CATAAAATACAAGGTTAATTGGCGGAGCTGAATCTGCACAACCTAAGGGTTTAGCTTATAGAAATTGAGAGTTAATCCAGCTAAATTTGTATAGTCGAGCTTACAGTTAGACCGGCAAATATTTTTTTTCAGTCATAGTTAACTTTTTTTTAACATGCTAGTTTAGCTTTATTAAATATTGAATAACCGCTACGTGGAGTATTTATGTCTGGATTGGCACAATTCGATTGGCAAGACCCGTTTCATTTAAATGCTATGTTGTCAGAGGAAGAGCGCATGTTGAAAGACACCGCTCATCAATTTTGCCAACAACGCCTTATGACCAGAGTGTTGAAAGCTAATCGTGAAGAATATTTTGATCGTGACATCATGACCGAGATGGGGGAACTAGGCCTACTCGGGGCTACGTTGCCTACGGAGTATGGTTGTGCTGGGGTCAGCTATGTCGCCTATGGATTAATTGCTCGAGAAGTTGAGCGAGTAGACAGCGGATATCGCAGCGCCATGAGTGTGCAATCATCCCTAGTGATGCATCCTATTTATACTTACGGCAGCGAACAGCAACGACTTAAGTATTTACCTAAATTGGCCAGTGGCGAATGGGTAGGCTGTTTTGGGCTGACAGAACCTAATTCAGGGTCGGATCCGGCTAGCATGACTACTCATGCTAAGCCTGCAGATGGGGGCTATGTGCTGACGGGAAACAAGATGTGGATTACTAATTCACCCATTGCAGATGTGTTTGTTGTTTGGGCTAAACTAAATGGCGTGATCCGCGGCTTTATTCTCGAAAAAGGCATGGGTGGGTTAACGGCCCCCAAAATTGAGGGTAAGTTCTCGTTGCGTGCCTCAATTACCGGTGAAATTGTAATGGATAACGTTTTTGTGCCAGAGGAAAATATATTGCCAAATGTAACGGGGTTGAAAGGACCATTTGGCTGTCTGAATAAAGCCCGCTATGGCATTGCTTGGGGCGCTCTTGGCGCGGCTGAGTTTTGCTGGCACGCTGCACGTCAGTATTGCCTCGACCGCAGTCAGTTCGGTCGGCCATTGGCAGCTAACCAATTGATTCAAAAGAAATTGGCCGATATGCAAACTGAAATTGCTTTAGGTTTGTTAGGGTGTTTACAAGCGGGCCGCCTGATGGATCAAAATGCACTAGCCCCTGAAGTAATTTCACTTATCAAACGCAACTCTTGCGGGAAGGCATTAGATATCGCTCGAGTCGCCCGTGATATGCACGGTGGGAATGGGATTTCTGATGAATTTCATGTAATTAGGCACGTGATGAATTTAGAGGCGGTGAATACCTATGAAGGGACACATGATATCCATGCCTTGATTTTAGGTCGGGCGCAAACTGGCTTGCAGGCTTTCACCAGTTAACATCTGGATTTTTCTTGGTAGCAGGTTAAAACAGTCCCAATTAAAATAAGCATAATCGCGGAGAGCCAGATGCAGGATCGCAATCAATTGTTCAAGCAAGTGTTCATCGACAAAGTTCGTGGAGGCGAATTCCCCCCGTCCAATATTAAATTGTCTTTGCAAGCTGCCAACTTAGACGCAGCTCAGTTGCTGGATTTATTTGAAAGCCAAATAATGAGCCGCCATTTGGATCTCAGATCCCGAGAGCTGCAAAAAGCAGGACAGAGTTTTTATACCATTGGTAGTGCTGGCCATGAAGGCAATGCAGCCATTTCAATGGCATTTAGAACCACAGATATGGCTTTTTTGCATTATCGCAGCGCAGCCTTCGTGATTCAACGGGCCAAACACGAGCCCAATCAGCAGCCCTTGTATGACATGTTATTGAGCTTTTGTGCGTCAAGTGAAGATCCTGTTTCAGGGGGACGTCATAAAGTACTAGGTAGCAAGTCGCTTTTTATTCCTCCACAAACCAGCACTATTGCGTCTCACCTACCCAAAGCAGTAGGGACTGCGTTTAGTTTAGCCTTAGCCCATCGCAAGCAAAGCTCTGAACAAGCTAAAATTAAAACAGTTTTGCCTGATGATAGCGTCATTATATGTAGCTTTGGTGATGCTTCAGCGAACCATTCTACTGCGCAAGGAGCATTTAATACTGCAGCTTGGGCCGCATTTCAATCGGTTCCTCTGCCCATAGTGTTTGTCTGTGAGGACAATAATATTGGTATTTCCACCGCCACGCCAAAGGGCTGGATCAAAGCTAACTTTGAAAATAGACCCGGCATTCATTATCTAGAATGTGATGGCCTAAATTTGCTCGATACCTATCGAAATGCTAAACAAGCGGCGCGTATTGCACGGCAATTACATAAACCGGTATTTCTGCACGTGCGCACGGTGAGACTCTTGGGCCATGCCGGATCGGATTCTGAGTTCGCCTACCGAACCCAGCAATGTATAGAAGAAAATGAAGCGCAGGATCCCTTGTTACACAGTGCTAAGCTTATATTAGATAACCACATTCTAGATACTCAAGGTATTATCGATTTATACCAAAATATTGATAAGCTGGTGGAAGAGCTTAGCGAAAAGGCTGCCGCTCGGCCACGGCTGACGTCAGCGCAGCAAATACAAGCGAGCTTAATACCCTCACAGACAGTGAAAGATAGTTTTGTGCAACTAAATTCACAGCAACGAGCTGACTTGTTCAGTCACGAAAAGCATAACCTCAATAAGAAACAGCATATGGCGAAGCTGCTCAATTGGGCGCTATTGGATGTGCTGGCCAGCTATAGTAACGCGTTGATCTTTGGTGAAGACGTTGGCAAAAAAGGTGGGGTGTATAATGTCACCGCTAAGTTAAGTGATAAGTTCGGTCCCAGTCGGGTAGTTAACACCTTACTCGATGAGCAATCTATTTTAGGTGCGGCTATCGGTTTGGCCCACAATGGCTACTTGCCTATCCCTGAAATCCAATTTCTCGCCTATGTGCATAACGCAGAAGATCAAATCCGTGGTGAAGCAGCAACCTTGTCGTTCTTCTCAAACGGTCAATTTACCAATCCTATGGTGATCCGCATTGCCGGATTGGCTTACCAACGAGGATTTGGTGGTCATTTTCACAATGATAACTCCTTTGCTGTTTTTCGTGACATTCCAGGCGTCATAATTGCCTGTCCCTCAAACGGGGCTGACGCGGTGGATATGTTTAGAACTTGTGTGGCAACAGCGCAAATAGAGCAACGAGTGGTTATTTTTATTGAACCCATTGCATTGTATATGAAGAAAGATTTGCATGAGGACGGGGACCAATTATGGTCGTTCGAATATGTTCCGCCGCAACAAAATCGAGTCATGGGGGTAGGGGATATTGGTGTCAAAGGAGACGGAAAACAGCTGTGTATTATTTCCTATGGAAATGGCTTTTACCTATCTTGCCAAGCACAAAAAGAGCTGCAAGAGCAAGGTTTTGAAGTTCGAGTGGTTGATCTGCGCTGGTTGGCGCCTCTGAATGAAACGGCCATCATCGAGCAGGTAAAGGCTTGTGAAAAGATTTTAATTGTCGATGAATGCCGCAAAACAGGCTCTATCAGTGAAGCCCTAATGACCTTGATATATGAGCATAATGAGAGAATCACAAGTAGACGATTAACCGCTCAAGACTGTTTCATTCCATTAGGTAATGCATCGTATGAAGTATTACCGAGTAAGCAACAGATTATCGATATGGCAGTGGCGCTGATTAAGCAATAGTATATACAGTTGCAAGTGGCTCTTGCTGAACAAAGCTTATGAAGTTCACAGGCTGTTATTTTTTTTCTCCATCACTAGTAACTGACAAAAGTCGTCAAAGGGTATTGGCCTGCTGAACAGATACCCTTGGGCTTTATCACACTGGTGCTTAACCAAAAATTGCATTTGAGCGATGTTCTCAACGCCCTCAGCAATAACACTTAACTTCAAACTATGGGCCAGCGCTATGACAGCTAACACTATGGCTTTGTCACTCTCATTTGTTTCTAGATCACGCACGAAAGAGCGGTCAATTTTCAAATGATCAATTGGCAATTTTTGTAAATAAGCCAAAGAGCTGTAACCTGTCCCAAAATCATCGATGGAGACAGAGATACCTAAACTGCGCACATCATGTAGTAGCTTTTGAACCTTTTCAAAACTTTCTATCAATACCCCTTCTGTCAGTTCAAGTTCCAGATTACTGGCAGGGATGCCCGCGTGTTTAAGGACCGATTTGATGAAGTCAAAAATGTTACGATCGGCCACTTGTCGGGGAGATAAATTAACTGAAATTCTCAAGCCTGGTTTATGCTGTAACAAGGTCTTAAGCATTTCAGCTGCGCGGGTCATGACCCAGTTACCGATTGGAATGATCAGACCTGTCTGCTCGGCCAGCGGAATAAATTCATCTGGACTCGTTAAACTGCCATCCGGCAGGCGCCAGCGAATAAGTGCTTCAGCTTTAATAATTTGGTTGCTGTGAAGGTCCACAATGGGTTGCAGGTATAGTTCAAACTGGCCTTCTTCAATCGCGATACGTAGCGACTTTTCTAACTCTAATCGCTTGGTTGACGCTTCCTTGAGTGCTTTGGAATAGAAACTCAATTTACTTTTGTTGGATTTTTTGGCGGCGAACATGGCTAAATCAGCAAACTTCATTAATTCTTCTGAATCATTGGCATCAGAGGGGAAGTGAGCTGCGCCAATATTGATCGCAATTTGCAGTTTGTCATCACCATCAGTGTAAAAAGGCTGCTCTATCAGCTCTATCAGGCGCTGGGAAAACTCTAGACATTGTTGCTGATCTTTATATTCTTGCAGTAATAGACCAAATTCATTGCCTCCTATCCTTGCGCAAAGATCATTTTCACCCAGTAAAGAGCTGACTCGTTCCGCTATATTGACCAGCAGATGATCGCCTGTTTGATGGCCATATATCTCGTTAACCCGCTTGAAATGTTTTACATCCATATACAACACAAAACAATGTTTAGAGGTTTCAATGTTATGTTCCAGAGTCTGCCAAAATAATTGTCGATTTGGCAAATTAGTCACGGTGTCATACAAACTCAGTTTTTCATTCTTTTGGGTTAGGTATTTAAGTCGTGATACATCACTGAGAATAAACACCCAATTTTGCGTATTTTGATTAATATCCTTCACAGGATATAAGGCCAGTTGCAGCCATTTGCTAGTATAGGGCGCTTTGTGCCAAAACAATTCTCCATGCCAGCGACTTGAGGTATGGACTATACGGTCAAATTCGGGAAATTGCTTGTTGAATAAACCCTGTACTATTTCCAACGGGCTAGTGTTGGTTTGTTGATTAGCCAATTCAAATAATTCAAATGCATAGGGATTCTGACTAATGAGCTGAAAGTTAGCGTCAGTAATGATCACGCCTATTTCGGCTTTTTGAATAACTTCGTCAATTGGCTTTTGCAACGATTGCAGGTCATGTTTCTGATGTAACACTTCGTCTAATCTGGCGTGCAAATAGTCATGCTGTGCCTGCATTTGGTCATTGGAAATAAGGAGCTCTCGGGCAATTTGCAGGGTTTTTTGTTGCTTATTGTAGTCAGCTTCTAAATTATTGATGACTAGATATGACTCGCCCTTAGATACTGCCGCTATCGCTTCTAGGCGAAGTAAGGCATTCGCCGTTTGTTCACTCCAAATACCTGATTGAATTTGCCCGTCATTGCCAATTTTCCAGAAATTTTCAGCATCTACAAAAAAGTACTCAAGGAAGGCAGAGTTTTTGGAGAAAACAAAAGATGACTTGTGTTCAGCTTCCGGTGCAAGGGCGTAAAACCAATCTTGGTTATTGTGTACGACTTGAAAGTGGTCCTCGTCAAGCCGTTTCAATATTGCACAATTTACTATGCCCAAAGCCTGGATTAGAGACTGTTGCATATGCACCTCATTTTAGTGTGAGCTGGGCAACAAACTTGAACATCTCTTCCACTTGCTGGCCCGTTTTAGCGCTAGTGTTGAAAGATGCGACAAATTCTTTGCTGTATCCGTTTAACTCATCTTCTGTCCAATGCCAGGCTACATCGAGATCACATTTATTAACCACCAGAATAGCCGGAACATTGGAAACCGCTCTTGCCATGTGATGAATTTCAAGTGCCTCAACCAAACTTTGTGAACGTGTATGATCGGTAACGATAACGTAAGCTGATGCACCACGCAGGTACCTAGCTTGAAACCCACAGTATCTGTCTATGCCTTCTAAATCCCAGACCATAAGCTGCACTTGCTCGATGGCAAGGTCAATTAGCTTTTTATCAATTTTAACGCCAATAGTCGTCAGGTATTTATCCGAGAAAATACCTTCTACGAACTGTCTGACTAAACTGGTTTTGCCTACTCCTGATGGGCCAAGTAAGCAAATTTTCTTTTGGATCATGGTTTCTATACTGCCATAACTTTACTGTTCAGTTGAAAAATTGACGACTTTAAATATCACCTTCCGCACGTCGGAACGGCTTGCTTCAATTTCCACCACTCCTAATCCAATGGCACTTAAATATCCTGCTTCAATGCCTTGCTCGATTAAAAATGCTTGTGCACTTAGGGCTCTTTTTCGACTTAGCGCCTGATTATACTGAGGAGAACCGGAAGAATCGCTAGCTCCCATAATAATCAATCCCACGTTTAACTCCAGCTTTTTAGCTAAATCCATGGCACGCCTCAAATAACTCGCCACGGTGCGTAAGTTTTCTTTACCCAAAGCATCCAAATCACTTTTACCTTGCTCAAATTCAACTTGAGTGCGCTCGATTCTAGCCATGTTAATGTCGAATAGGGTTCGCAGGATCTCGGGGTTATCTTCTGAAACTGTATTAAGCTCGGAGATTTCAATCTTTTCGACTAGCTCTGATGGGTTAGCTAGACCGCTTAGTGCAGCCAATTTCGCCGCTAACCTCTGACGATCAGCAATAGCTAATTTTCCTTGGAGCTGAGGTACCGAGCCTTGCCATGTTAAGCTGATATCGGGGTACTGTTCTATTAGTGAACCCAGTCGCTTAGCCAGCATACTATGTTCAAGGGATAGATAATGCTTTTCAGTGACCAACACCCTTTGTGTGGCAATGTTTTGCTGTTGTAACCAATCTTGAATACTGATGGTTTCTGGGTCTCGTAACACCGCCAATTGAATATTAAACCATCCTGAAGGATTGATGCGGGTGACAATAATTCCTGGTTCTTTGTCTAACCTGTGAACCTTATCTAATAACTTACTTTGTTGGTAACTTAGCCAGCCTAGATAACCACACGCAATGAGAATCAGGCTAACCAGTGTTATTGCCAGCCACGGCTTTTTGCGTTTCTTGTCCATGCCGGGGCGCATCTCAACTAATAAACATTCTTGCAGTTGTTGCTCAGTTGACTCGAAGGGCAAGGTATCACCATCGAATTCGGCGATTTCTCGGGCATAGAGTTTATGAATGTTTTCGTTGGTCTTTTGGAACTTGGTTGAAATGTCTTGCGGGATGTTGCCTGCCACTGCAGCGACTAATAGTAACCTTGGGCCGCGTTTTATCACTAACGAAAAATCATCGGTTTTAATGACCTGTAAATTCTGCTCATGCTCAATTTTTTGAGGCGAGAAGGAGTCAGCAACAAAGTCATTGATAGCGGTAAGCATGCTGGAAACTAAATCTGCGTCGCTAGATTCTTGCTTTGAGCGGGCAACCGAATGAAGCAAAATGCCAGTTTTCCTATGGATCAATAAAACCTGTT
Above is a window of Aliiglaciecola sp. LCG003 DNA encoding:
- a CDS encoding alpha-ketoacid dehydrogenase subunit alpha/beta, which encodes MQDRNQLFKQVFIDKVRGGEFPPSNIKLSLQAANLDAAQLLDLFESQIMSRHLDLRSRELQKAGQSFYTIGSAGHEGNAAISMAFRTTDMAFLHYRSAAFVIQRAKHEPNQQPLYDMLLSFCASSEDPVSGGRHKVLGSKSLFIPPQTSTIASHLPKAVGTAFSLALAHRKQSSEQAKIKTVLPDDSVIICSFGDASANHSTAQGAFNTAAWAAFQSVPLPIVFVCEDNNIGISTATPKGWIKANFENRPGIHYLECDGLNLLDTYRNAKQAARIARQLHKPVFLHVRTVRLLGHAGSDSEFAYRTQQCIEENEAQDPLLHSAKLILDNHILDTQGIIDLYQNIDKLVEELSEKAAARPRLTSAQQIQASLIPSQTVKDSFVQLNSQQRADLFSHEKHNLNKKQHMAKLLNWALLDVLASYSNALIFGEDVGKKGGVYNVTAKLSDKFGPSRVVNTLLDEQSILGAAIGLAHNGYLPIPEIQFLAYVHNAEDQIRGEAATLSFFSNGQFTNPMVIRIAGLAYQRGFGGHFHNDNSFAVFRDIPGVIIACPSNGADAVDMFRTCVATAQIEQRVVIFIEPIALYMKKDLHEDGDQLWSFEYVPPQQNRVMGVGDIGVKGDGKQLCIISYGNGFYLSCQAQKELQEQGFEVRVVDLRWLAPLNETAIIEQVKACEKILIVDECRKTGSISEALMTLIYEHNERITSRRLTAQDCFIPLGNASYEVLPSKQQIIDMAVALIKQ
- a CDS encoding Rab family GTPase codes for the protein MIQKKICLLGPSGVGKTSLVRQFVEGIFSDKYLTTIGVKIDKKLIDLAIEQVQLMVWDLEGIDRYCGFQARYLRGASAYVIVTDHTRSQSLVEALEIHHMARAVSNVPAILVVNKCDLDVAWHWTEDELNGYSKEFVASFNTSAKTGQQVEEMFKFVAQLTLK
- a CDS encoding bifunctional diguanylate cyclase/phosphodiesterase; translation: MQQSLIQALGIVNCAILKRLDEDHFQVVHNNQDWFYALAPEAEHKSSFVFSKNSAFLEYFFVDAENFWKIGNDGQIQSGIWSEQTANALLRLEAIAAVSKGESYLVINNLEADYNKQQKTLQIARELLISNDQMQAQHDYLHARLDEVLHQKHDLQSLQKPIDEVIQKAEIGVIITDANFQLISQNPYAFELFELANQQTNTSPLEIVQGLFNKQFPEFDRIVHTSSRWHGELFWHKAPYTSKWLQLALYPVKDINQNTQNWVFILSDVSRLKYLTQKNEKLSLYDTVTNLPNRQLFWQTLEHNIETSKHCFVLYMDVKHFKRVNEIYGHQTGDHLLVNIAERVSSLLGENDLCARIGGNEFGLLLQEYKDQQQCLEFSQRLIELIEQPFYTDGDDKLQIAINIGAAHFPSDANDSEELMKFADLAMFAAKKSNKSKLSFYSKALKEASTKRLELEKSLRIAIEEGQFELYLQPIVDLHSNQIIKAEALIRWRLPDGSLTSPDEFIPLAEQTGLIIPIGNWVMTRAAEMLKTLLQHKPGLRISVNLSPRQVADRNIFDFIKSVLKHAGIPASNLELELTEGVLIESFEKVQKLLHDVRSLGISVSIDDFGTGYSSLAYLQKLPIDHLKIDRSFVRDLETNESDKAIVLAVIALAHSLKLSVIAEGVENIAQMQFLVKHQCDKAQGYLFSRPIPFDDFCQLLVMEKKNNSL
- a CDS encoding OmpA family protein produces the protein MPDEPHSMAAGTDSADLIKLRSIILGEDHEHIKQVLNDNAREMVSEVVIEALRDRQKQDDGLSQVLTPIVEKSVQHSVNTHSEQFVGYLYPLVGRLVRKSVTAFLGEFLAKTNELIENSLTPKGLLWRLKAWQAGVSFSQYVATQTFIFRVEQVLLIHRKTGILLHSVARSKQESSDADLVSSMLTAINDFVADSFSPQKIEHEQNLQVIKTDDFSLVIKRGPRLLLVAAVAGNIPQDISTKFQKTNENIHKLYAREIAEFDGDTLPFESTEQQLQECLLVEMRPGMDKKRKKPWLAITLVSLILIACGYLGWLSYQQSKLLDKVHRLDKEPGIIVTRINPSGWFNIQLAVLRDPETISIQDWLQQQNIATQRVLVTEKHYLSLEHSMLAKRLGSLIEQYPDISLTWQGSVPQLQGKLAIADRQRLAAKLAALSGLANPSELVEKIEISELNTVSEDNPEILRTLFDINMARIERTQVEFEQGKSDLDALGKENLRTVASYLRRAMDLAKKLELNVGLIIMGASDSSGSPQYNQALSRKRALSAQAFLIEQGIEAGYLSAIGLGVVEIEASRSDVRKVIFKVVNFSTEQ
- a CDS encoding acyl-CoA dehydrogenase, which encodes MSGLAQFDWQDPFHLNAMLSEEERMLKDTAHQFCQQRLMTRVLKANREEYFDRDIMTEMGELGLLGATLPTEYGCAGVSYVAYGLIAREVERVDSGYRSAMSVQSSLVMHPIYTYGSEQQRLKYLPKLASGEWVGCFGLTEPNSGSDPASMTTHAKPADGGYVLTGNKMWITNSPIADVFVVWAKLNGVIRGFILEKGMGGLTAPKIEGKFSLRASITGEIVMDNVFVPEENILPNVTGLKGPFGCLNKARYGIAWGALGAAEFCWHAARQYCLDRSQFGRPLAANQLIQKKLADMQTEIALGLLGCLQAGRLMDQNALAPEVISLIKRNSCGKALDIARVARDMHGGNGISDEFHVIRHVMNLEAVNTYEGTHDIHALILGRAQTGLQAFTS